A genomic region of Rhodococcus pyridinivorans contains the following coding sequences:
- the serC gene encoding phosphoserine transaminase: MADASPIIPADLKPADGRFGCGPSKVRPEQLQSLVDVGASVFGTSHRQKPVKDVVARVRSGLRDLFSLPEGYEVVLGNGGTTAFWDAAAFGLIRERSQHFTYGEFSSKFATVAKKNPFIGDPIVVGSEPGSAPEIVADASADLIGWAHNETSTGVAVPVQRPAGSDNTLIAIDATSGAGGLPVNISDTDVYYFAPQKCFAADGGLWIALMSPAALERVAEIKESGRFTPEFLSLPIAVDNSSKDQTYNTPALATLLMFANQIEWLNGNGGLDWAVARTKDSSSRLYEWAEASEYATPFVADPSLRSQVVGTVDFADSVDAAKVAKILRANGIVDTEPYRKLGRNQLRIGMFPAIDPEDVTQLTKCIDWVVSQL, translated from the coding sequence ATGGCAGACGCGTCACCGATCATTCCCGCCGACCTCAAGCCCGCAGACGGCCGCTTCGGCTGCGGCCCGTCCAAGGTTCGTCCCGAGCAGCTGCAGTCGCTGGTCGATGTCGGCGCTTCGGTGTTCGGCACCAGCCACCGGCAGAAGCCGGTCAAGGACGTCGTCGCCCGTGTCCGCTCGGGTCTGCGCGACCTGTTCTCCCTGCCCGAGGGCTACGAGGTCGTCCTCGGCAACGGCGGCACCACCGCCTTCTGGGACGCTGCGGCCTTCGGTCTGATCCGGGAGCGCTCGCAGCACTTCACCTACGGCGAGTTCTCGTCGAAGTTCGCGACGGTCGCGAAGAAGAACCCGTTCATCGGCGATCCGATCGTCGTGGGTTCGGAGCCGGGCTCGGCTCCGGAGATCGTCGCCGACGCATCGGCCGACCTCATCGGCTGGGCGCACAACGAGACCTCCACGGGTGTCGCGGTTCCGGTGCAGCGTCCCGCCGGTTCCGACAACACCCTGATCGCGATCGACGCGACCTCGGGTGCCGGCGGCCTGCCGGTGAACATCTCCGACACCGACGTGTACTACTTCGCCCCGCAGAAGTGCTTCGCCGCCGACGGTGGCCTGTGGATCGCGCTGATGAGCCCGGCCGCGCTCGAGCGTGTCGCCGAGATCAAGGAATCGGGTCGCTTCACCCCCGAGTTCCTGTCGCTGCCGATCGCCGTCGACAACAGCAGCAAGGACCAGACCTACAACACCCCGGCACTGGCCACCCTGCTGATGTTCGCGAACCAGATCGAGTGGCTCAACGGCAACGGCGGTCTCGACTGGGCCGTGGCGCGCACGAAGGATTCGTCCTCGCGCCTGTACGAGTGGGCCGAGGCCTCCGAGTACGCGACGCCGTTCGTCGCCGATCCGTCGCTGCGTTCGCAGGTCGTCGGCACCGTCGACTTCGCCGACTCCGTCGACGCGGCGAAAGTCGCGAAGATCCTGCGGGCCAACGGCATCGTCGACACCGAGCCGTACCGCAAGCTCGGCCGCAACCAGTTGCGCATCGGTATGTTCCCGGCCATCGATCCCGAGGACGTCACGCAGCTGACCAAGTGCATCGACTGGGTCGTCTCCCAGCTCTGA
- the sepH gene encoding septation protein SepH has protein sequence MRELRVVGLEPDAKHVVLADPTTGDKFRIPVDDTLRAAARGDLARLGQIQIETTSQLRPREIQARIRGGASVEQVADEAGVPVAKVERFAYPVLLERSRAADMAKKGHPVRPDGPAVETLHEIVTQAFRARGHSLDEAEWDAWRDDEGFWVAQLRWHAGRSTNRAHWRYQPDAHGGTITALDDIAADLVDPDCGRPLRYLTPVYSARDVDDSTEVENADRHAPIALEAPASDEPAPEPVADEETTVAVTVPDDADASRASQAPAKDKRGKPALPSWDDVLLGVRSNGRV, from the coding sequence GTGCGAGAGCTTCGAGTGGTCGGTCTCGAGCCCGATGCTAAGCATGTGGTGCTCGCCGATCCCACGACGGGGGACAAGTTCCGCATTCCCGTCGACGACACCCTGCGCGCGGCCGCTCGCGGAGATCTGGCCCGTCTCGGCCAGATCCAGATCGAGACGACCAGCCAGCTCCGCCCTCGCGAGATCCAGGCCCGCATCCGCGGCGGCGCCTCGGTCGAACAGGTGGCCGACGAGGCCGGCGTCCCGGTCGCCAAGGTCGAACGGTTCGCCTATCCCGTCCTGCTCGAGCGGTCCCGGGCCGCCGACATGGCCAAGAAAGGCCATCCCGTCCGCCCCGACGGTCCCGCCGTCGAGACCCTCCACGAGATCGTCACGCAGGCCTTCCGCGCTCGCGGGCACAGCCTCGACGAAGCCGAGTGGGACGCCTGGCGCGACGACGAGGGCTTCTGGGTCGCGCAGTTGCGGTGGCACGCCGGTCGTTCCACGAACCGCGCGCACTGGCGCTACCAGCCCGACGCTCACGGCGGCACGATCACCGCGCTCGACGACATTGCCGCCGATCTCGTCGATCCCGATTGCGGCCGTCCCCTGCGCTACCTGACCCCGGTCTACTCGGCGCGCGACGTCGACGATTCCACTGAGGTGGAGAACGCCGACCGTCACGCCCCGATCGCGCTGGAGGCTCCCGCTTCCGACGAACCGGCTCCGGAGCCGGTCGCCGACGAGGAGACCACCGTCGCCGTCACGGTGCCCGACGACGCCGATGCATCGCGCGCGTCGCAGGCTCCCGCGAAGGACAAGCGCGGCAAGCCCGCGCTCCCCTCGTGGGACGACGTGCTGCTCGGTGTGCGCAGTAACGGACGCGTCTGA
- a CDS encoding MFS transporter: MRRLLADTTPLRNKDYARLWWAGIVTVIGAQMAVVAVPQQIYEITRNSAYVGLTGVFGLVPLVVFGLWGGALADAMDRRKLLIVTSTGLGVTSLLLWAQAAIGLNNVWVLLCLFSVQQAFFAVNQPTRAAVIPRLLPVGQIAAATSLNMTVVQFGAIAGPLFAGALIPVVGLSTLYLLDAIFLLATLWAVVRLPAIPPLGEVTKAGLRAVFDGFRYLSGQKILLASFVVDIVAMVFGMPRALFPQIAHESFGDPAQGGFALGLLFAAMSVGAVIGGVFSGWLPRVQRQGLAVIVCIVLWGVAMVGFGVAVWWAEPDGSGLLLWVALFFLAFGGAVDMVSAAFRSTMLQTVATDEMRGRLQGVFIVVVAGGPRIGDVLHGAAAAAAGTAVAAAGGGVLVIVGTLVCVVAFPAFVRYRVSRTLG; this comes from the coding sequence GTGAGGCGCCTGCTCGCCGACACCACACCGCTGCGCAACAAGGACTACGCCCGGCTGTGGTGGGCCGGGATCGTCACCGTCATCGGTGCGCAGATGGCGGTCGTCGCCGTACCCCAGCAGATCTACGAGATCACCCGGAACTCCGCTTATGTGGGGTTGACCGGCGTGTTCGGACTCGTGCCGCTCGTGGTGTTCGGCCTGTGGGGTGGAGCGCTCGCCGACGCGATGGACCGCCGGAAACTGCTCATCGTCACCTCCACCGGTCTCGGTGTCACGTCGCTGTTGTTGTGGGCGCAGGCCGCGATCGGTCTGAACAACGTGTGGGTACTGCTCTGTCTCTTCTCGGTGCAGCAGGCGTTCTTCGCCGTCAACCAGCCCACCCGGGCGGCGGTGATCCCGCGGTTGCTGCCGGTCGGGCAGATCGCGGCGGCCACCTCGCTGAACATGACGGTCGTGCAGTTCGGGGCGATCGCCGGTCCGTTGTTCGCCGGCGCTCTCATTCCCGTCGTGGGTCTGTCCACCCTCTACCTGCTGGACGCGATCTTCCTGCTCGCCACGCTGTGGGCGGTGGTCCGACTCCCGGCGATTCCGCCGCTCGGTGAGGTCACCAAGGCCGGATTGCGCGCGGTCTTCGACGGTTTCCGGTACCTGTCGGGCCAGAAAATCCTGCTGGCGTCGTTCGTCGTCGACATCGTCGCCATGGTGTTCGGGATGCCGCGCGCCCTGTTCCCGCAGATCGCCCACGAGTCGTTCGGCGATCCGGCGCAGGGCGGCTTCGCCCTCGGTCTGCTGTTCGCGGCCATGTCGGTCGGCGCGGTGATCGGCGGCGTCTTCTCCGGATGGCTGCCGCGGGTGCAGCGCCAGGGTCTCGCCGTGATCGTGTGCATCGTCCTGTGGGGCGTGGCGATGGTCGGCTTCGGTGTCGCGGTGTGGTGGGCCGAGCCCGACGGCAGCGGTCTGCTGCTGTGGGTCGCCCTGTTCTTCCTGGCGTTCGGCGGGGCGGTCGACATGGTGTCCGCGGCCTTCCGCTCGACGATGCTGCAGACCGTCGCCACCGACGAGATGCGTGGCCGCTTGCAGGGCGTGTTCATCGTCGTCGTCGCGGGCGGACCGCGCATCGGCGACGTGCTCCACGGCGCCGCCGCAGCGGCCGCAGGCACGGCCGTCGCGGCTGCCGGTGGCGGCGTCCTCGTCATCGTCGGCACGCTCGTGTGCGTCGTCGCCTTCCCGGCCTTCGTGCGCTACCGGGTCTCACGCACTCTCGGATGA
- a CDS encoding serine hydrolase — protein MKGGERRDTAVDRIRAVFADAGCTGWLHARRCSDPRAATLSVRGDERVVLASVYKLPLFLAFCAEVDAGRLDASGQLRIVPSDCTPGPTGIASFRDPVTMSRRDVAASMMTVSDNAAADVLLGEIGTTTVEELLARLGLTRTRIIGGTADVYQRLVEETDTRTTVEAFRALTDIDAAWTVSAYDPAYTSATIPEEMTRLLETVWSGSVLSPESTAFAQQVMRAQVWPHRIASGFPHRGVAIAGKTGTIGIIRNEVAVVEFPGEYPIAVAVFTRAARADPVLPVVDAAIGEAARIAVTELRAPLPCDSAGASSESA, from the coding sequence GTGAAAGGCGGGGAACGGCGAGACACGGCGGTCGACCGGATCCGCGCGGTGTTCGCGGATGCCGGGTGCACGGGATGGCTGCACGCCCGCCGGTGTTCGGATCCACGTGCGGCGACGCTGTCGGTGCGCGGGGACGAACGCGTGGTCCTCGCGTCGGTGTACAAGCTTCCGCTGTTCCTCGCGTTCTGCGCGGAGGTGGACGCCGGCCGACTCGACGCATCCGGGCAGCTGCGGATCGTGCCGTCGGACTGCACCCCCGGCCCGACCGGGATCGCGAGCTTCCGGGATCCGGTGACGATGAGCCGACGCGACGTGGCCGCATCGATGATGACGGTGTCCGACAACGCGGCGGCCGATGTGCTGCTCGGCGAGATCGGCACGACCACCGTCGAGGAACTCCTCGCGCGCCTCGGACTCACGCGGACCCGGATCATCGGTGGCACGGCGGACGTCTATCAGCGCCTCGTCGAGGAGACGGACACCCGCACCACCGTCGAGGCGTTCCGGGCGCTCACCGACATCGACGCGGCCTGGACGGTCTCGGCGTACGACCCGGCCTACACGAGCGCGACCATCCCGGAGGAGATGACCCGGCTGCTCGAGACCGTGTGGTCGGGCTCGGTGCTCTCGCCCGAGAGCACCGCCTTCGCGCAGCAGGTGATGCGCGCCCAGGTCTGGCCGCACCGCATCGCGTCGGGCTTCCCGCATCGCGGGGTCGCGATCGCCGGCAAGACCGGCACGATCGGCATCATCCGCAACGAGGTGGCGGTCGTCGAGTTCCCCGGCGAGTATCCGATCGCCGTCGCGGTGTTCACCCGCGCCGCCCGCGCGGATCCCGTACTGCCGGTCGTCGATGCAGCGATCGGTGAGGCCGCGCGCATCGCCGTCACGGAGTTGCGTGCTCCCTTGCCGTGCGACTCCGCAGGCGCGTCATCCGAGAGTGCGTGA
- the bla gene encoding class A beta-lactamase — MTSTDSLHRKGLSRRGFLHSALALSSVAAAAACGSPDGPVARGPSTTADSVPGTHLLAAGVDERLREIEDRYAVRLGVVAQSPVTGRVHTYRADERFAICSPFKVYAAAAILRLEAEGSLRLDETLPIDPEDIVVNSPVTSEHQGRVLPIDRLCEAALTRSDNTAGNLMLQRIGGPGAVTAFARSVGDETTRLDRWEPELNEAARGDERDTTTAAGLARGFREVLLGAGLPAPQQRTLLGWMRATTTSDTRIRGGLPPGWTSADKTGGGNHGTVNDAGVVWSPDGQPLLLAILSDSTTGDPDAPLEGAPVAETTAVLVDALFAVP, encoded by the coding sequence ATGACTTCCACCGATTCACTGCACCGGAAAGGATTGTCGCGCAGGGGTTTTCTCCACTCCGCCCTCGCCCTGTCCTCCGTCGCCGCGGCGGCGGCCTGCGGGTCGCCGGACGGTCCGGTCGCCAGGGGGCCGTCGACGACGGCCGATTCGGTACCCGGCACACATCTGCTCGCCGCCGGTGTCGACGAGCGTCTCCGGGAGATCGAGGACCGCTACGCCGTGCGGCTCGGTGTGGTCGCGCAGTCGCCGGTGACCGGGCGCGTCCACACCTATCGGGCCGACGAACGGTTCGCGATCTGTTCTCCGTTCAAGGTTTACGCCGCCGCCGCGATCCTGCGACTCGAGGCGGAAGGATCCCTCCGTCTCGACGAGACCCTCCCGATCGACCCGGAGGACATCGTCGTCAATTCGCCGGTGACCTCGGAACATCAGGGGCGCGTACTGCCGATCGACCGGCTGTGCGAGGCCGCGCTCACCCGCAGCGACAACACTGCCGGAAACCTGATGCTCCAACGGATCGGCGGACCCGGGGCCGTCACCGCCTTCGCCCGTTCCGTCGGGGACGAGACCACCCGGCTCGACCGCTGGGAACCCGAACTCAACGAGGCGGCACGGGGCGACGAGCGCGACACCACCACCGCTGCCGGACTCGCTCGCGGCTTCCGGGAGGTGCTCCTCGGCGCGGGGTTGCCCGCGCCGCAACAGCGGACACTGCTCGGCTGGATGCGCGCCACCACCACCTCGGACACCCGGATCCGCGGGGGATTGCCGCCGGGATGGACGTCGGCGGACAAGACGGGCGGGGGCAATCACGGGACGGTGAACGACGCCGGGGTGGTGTGGTCGCCGGACGGGCAACCGCTGCTGCTGGCGATCCTGTCGGACTCGACCACCGGCGACCCCGACGCACCCCTCGAGGGCGCGCCCGTCGCGGAGACCACCGCCGTGCTGGTCGACGCACTCTTCGCTGTGCCGTGA
- a CDS encoding alpha/beta hydrolase, with protein MLFACLSFTPSLLPRGGILQGMICGIAAAIGYGLGVLLAFVWRAFADRPPRSPKAASWWLFGACGAVLFAVFFGLGQYWQHEIRTLMGVSEYNLALAVLSPLVAVVMFPVLLAIGRGIRALYHWAARTLDRWIGQRAANVVGWVLVAGLVYAIVSGVLLAGFIDAANAAFSARDTRTEEGVQQPTTALRSGGPDSVVPWDSLGWQGRIFVGQGPTTEQLGEFTEGPALEPIRIYAGLASADDTEDRASLAVEDLTRAGGFERSNLVVVTTTGSGWVDPALVDSVEYLTGGDVATVAIQYSYLPSWISYLVDQSKAREAGRDLFDAVYDVWSKFPQDARPRLLVAGESLGSFGGETAFSGEYDLRNRTSGTVFAGPPNFNVLFREFSDRREAGSPEIEPVFRDGRTVRFTNDPQAEIPPTDEPWEGSRVLYLMHPSDPIVWWSPHLITSEPDWIGEAPGRDVLEDMVWIPFVTFWQVTADLPFSTGVPAGHGHKYSTEYVDAWALVLQSPEITPDDIDEVKFIVGAEE; from the coding sequence GTGCTTTTCGCGTGCCTGTCGTTCACCCCGTCGTTGCTTCCGCGCGGCGGGATCCTGCAGGGGATGATCTGCGGGATCGCTGCCGCGATCGGATACGGCCTCGGCGTGCTCCTCGCGTTCGTGTGGCGCGCCTTCGCCGACCGGCCTCCTCGGTCTCCCAAGGCTGCGTCGTGGTGGCTCTTCGGCGCCTGCGGGGCGGTCCTCTTCGCGGTCTTCTTCGGGCTCGGCCAGTACTGGCAGCACGAGATCCGTACTCTGATGGGGGTTTCCGAGTACAACCTGGCACTTGCGGTTCTCTCCCCGCTCGTCGCGGTCGTGATGTTCCCTGTGCTGCTGGCGATCGGACGTGGTATCCGCGCCCTGTACCACTGGGCGGCACGGACACTCGACCGGTGGATCGGGCAGCGGGCCGCGAACGTCGTGGGGTGGGTTCTCGTCGCGGGACTCGTGTACGCGATCGTCTCCGGAGTGCTCCTCGCCGGCTTCATCGACGCCGCCAATGCGGCGTTCTCGGCGCGGGACACGAGAACCGAGGAAGGTGTGCAGCAACCGACGACCGCACTCCGCTCCGGTGGACCGGATTCGGTCGTTCCGTGGGATTCTCTCGGGTGGCAGGGGCGGATCTTCGTCGGGCAGGGGCCGACCACCGAACAACTCGGTGAGTTCACCGAAGGTCCTGCCCTCGAACCGATCCGGATCTACGCCGGCCTGGCATCGGCGGACGACACCGAGGATCGCGCGTCCCTCGCTGTCGAGGACCTCACCCGGGCAGGAGGATTCGAGCGGAGCAACCTGGTCGTCGTGACGACGACGGGGAGCGGCTGGGTGGACCCGGCCCTGGTGGACTCCGTCGAGTACCTCACCGGCGGCGACGTCGCGACGGTCGCGATCCAGTACTCCTATCTGCCCTCGTGGATCTCCTATCTCGTCGATCAGTCGAAGGCGCGGGAAGCCGGACGCGACCTGTTCGACGCGGTCTACGACGTCTGGTCGAAGTTTCCCCAGGACGCCCGCCCCCGACTGCTCGTGGCTGGGGAGAGCCTCGGTTCGTTCGGCGGGGAGACCGCCTTCAGCGGCGAGTACGACCTGCGCAATCGCACGTCGGGCACGGTCTTCGCCGGACCTCCGAACTTCAACGTCCTCTTCCGGGAGTTCAGCGATCGCCGGGAGGCCGGCAGCCCCGAGATCGAACCGGTCTTCCGGGACGGCCGCACGGTGCGGTTCACGAACGACCCACAGGCGGAGATCCCGCCGACGGACGAGCCGTGGGAGGGGAGTCGGGTGCTGTATCTGATGCACCCGTCGGACCCGATCGTCTGGTGGAGTCCGCACCTGATCACGAGTGAGCCGGACTGGATCGGCGAAGCCCCCGGCCGCGACGTGCTCGAGGACATGGTGTGGATCCCGTTCGTGACCTTTTGGCAGGTCACGGCCGATCTGCCCTTCTCCACGGGTGTCCCGGCCGGGCACGGCCACAAGTACAGCACCGAGTACGTCGACGCCTGGGCTCTCGTCCTGCAATCCCCGGAGATCACGCCCGACGACATCGACGAGGTGAAATTCATTGTCGGAGCAGAGGAGTGA
- a CDS encoding DUF6928 family protein, with the protein MSATVSTLWYVDAPDPVAVLREFSPDRDAARALLSRLFPEFQVDPGARVPLADAGGTGEDDGAEQFRVGSYPGVTVVSSPRFALRHPSELPTMWLRTPAAERTCLLASDPAGAWGSFAVWECGRLRRGFGANTVEFFEDQGIPFVWERPFWAGEHPLRWPPNVPPPPESLPFHPRKLVEEAHGAWLGFRYVGRRDDELDPRNIDTWSFTLRTPVPQIPVPAPKTSWWRRLAAH; encoded by the coding sequence ATGTCGGCGACGGTGTCGACGCTCTGGTACGTCGACGCACCCGATCCCGTAGCGGTGCTGCGCGAGTTCTCTCCGGACCGCGATGCGGCGCGAGCACTTCTGTCGCGTCTGTTCCCGGAGTTCCAGGTCGATCCCGGCGCGCGGGTACCGCTCGCCGACGCCGGGGGCACCGGCGAGGACGATGGCGCCGAACAGTTCCGGGTCGGTAGCTATCCCGGTGTGACGGTGGTGTCGAGCCCCCGATTCGCACTACGCCACCCCTCGGAGCTGCCCACGATGTGGTTGCGCACGCCCGCCGCCGAACGCACGTGCCTGCTGGCATCCGATCCGGCCGGTGCGTGGGGATCGTTCGCCGTGTGGGAGTGCGGCCGGCTGCGCCGCGGCTTCGGAGCGAACACCGTCGAGTTCTTCGAGGACCAGGGAATCCCGTTCGTATGGGAGCGGCCGTTCTGGGCGGGCGAGCATCCGCTCCGCTGGCCGCCGAACGTACCCCCTCCCCCGGAGTCCCTGCCCTTCCACCCTCGCAAGCTCGTCGAGGAGGCCCACGGGGCGTGGCTCGGGTTCCGCTATGTCGGGCGCCGCGACGACGAACTCGACCCGCGGAACATCGACACCTGGAGTTTCACGCTGCGCACCCCGGTCCCGCAGATCCCCGTCCCCGCACCGAAGACCTCCTGGTGGCGGCGACTCGCGGCGCACTGA
- a CDS encoding LysR family transcriptional regulator, producing the protein MDLIRHLRFFVTVAEEGHFGRAAAVLDMTQPPLSQGLRKLEQHLGSELVHRTRQGAVLTPAGAELLPRARLLVDDADRFLAEAGRVARARGLLHWGATRVLPDRLVTLCVTVLSRRGEATVATRSASTVELVDAVRSGMCDLAVVEHPTLTEGLEAGPVVKLRRWLVVPADHRSARSDRPRLPMLSDLTFAAPPRTGNPAAFDAAQDLLRERGLDVETTPAADDRAVLAAVAAGTHFGMSTSPPGSVPGVAWLDWAPSALALRVRIVRRADADVGAHVDALDRVLFKERVR; encoded by the coding sequence ATGGACCTGATCCGCCACCTCCGGTTCTTCGTCACCGTCGCGGAGGAAGGACACTTCGGCCGGGCCGCGGCGGTGCTCGACATGACGCAACCTCCTCTGTCACAAGGACTTCGGAAACTCGAGCAGCATCTCGGTTCCGAACTCGTGCATCGCACCAGGCAGGGAGCGGTCCTCACGCCCGCCGGAGCGGAACTGCTCCCCCGCGCTCGTCTCCTCGTCGACGACGCCGATCGTTTCCTCGCCGAGGCCGGGCGCGTCGCCCGCGCCCGGGGTCTTCTGCACTGGGGTGCCACCCGCGTACTACCCGATCGCCTGGTCACCCTGTGCGTCACCGTTCTGAGCAGACGCGGTGAGGCGACGGTGGCGACGCGTTCCGCGAGCACGGTCGAACTCGTCGACGCCGTCCGCTCGGGCATGTGCGATCTCGCCGTCGTCGAGCATCCGACTCTGACCGAAGGACTCGAGGCCGGCCCGGTGGTCAAACTCCGGCGATGGCTGGTCGTGCCGGCCGACCACCGCAGCGCCCGCTCCGACCGGCCCCGTCTGCCGATGCTCTCCGACCTGACGTTCGCCGCGCCGCCGCGGACGGGGAACCCGGCGGCCTTCGACGCGGCGCAGGATCTGCTGCGCGAACGCGGACTCGATGTCGAGACCACCCCGGCGGCGGACGACCGCGCGGTGCTCGCCGCCGTGGCCGCCGGTACCCACTTCGGGATGTCGACCTCACCGCCCGGCTCGGTGCCCGGCGTGGCCTGGCTGGACTGGGCTCCGTCCGCGCTGGCCCTGCGGGTGCGCATCGTGCGACGTGCCGACGCCGACGTCGGTGCGCACGTCGACGCCCTCGACCGCGTGCTGTTCAAGGAACGCGTCCGGTGA
- a CDS encoding citrate synthase 2: MAARASVPEDFVAGLEGVVAFTSDIAEPDKDGGALRYRGVDIEELVEKGVTFGDVWALLVDGEFGRGLHPAEPFPLPIHTGDVRVDVQAGLAMLAPIWGFRPLLDIDDATARDNLARAAVMALSYVAQSARGIYQPAVPQQHIDEASTVTERFMVRWKGDPDPKHVEAIDAYWVSAAEHGMNASTFTARVIASTGADAAASLSGAVGAMSGPLHGGAPARVLPMIEETERTGDPRGLVKGILDRKEKLMGFGHRVYRAEDPRARVLRSTAQRLDAPRFEAAAALEQAALTELRERRPDRAIETNVEFWAAVILDFAEVPAAMMPAMFTCGRTAGWCAHILEQKRLGKLVRPAAIYTGPDPRPASEVTGWDSITHR, translated from the coding sequence ATGGCAGCGCGCGCGTCAGTTCCCGAGGATTTCGTCGCAGGACTCGAAGGCGTGGTCGCCTTCACGAGCGACATCGCCGAGCCCGACAAGGACGGTGGCGCACTGCGCTATCGCGGGGTCGACATCGAAGAGCTCGTCGAGAAGGGAGTGACCTTCGGCGACGTGTGGGCCCTGCTCGTCGACGGCGAGTTCGGTCGCGGTCTGCACCCGGCCGAGCCGTTCCCCCTGCCGATCCACACCGGCGACGTGCGTGTCGATGTCCAGGCCGGTCTGGCGATGCTCGCACCCATCTGGGGCTTCCGTCCGCTGCTCGACATCGACGACGCCACGGCCCGCGACAATCTCGCCCGCGCCGCGGTGATGGCCCTGTCCTATGTGGCGCAGTCCGCCCGCGGCATCTACCAGCCCGCCGTGCCGCAGCAGCACATCGACGAGGCGAGCACCGTCACCGAGCGCTTCATGGTGCGGTGGAAGGGCGACCCGGATCCCAAGCACGTCGAGGCGATCGACGCCTACTGGGTCTCGGCGGCCGAGCACGGCATGAACGCCTCGACGTTCACTGCCCGGGTCATCGCCTCGACCGGCGCGGACGCGGCCGCCTCGCTTTCCGGCGCGGTCGGCGCGATGTCCGGCCCGCTGCACGGCGGTGCGCCGGCCCGCGTGCTGCCGATGATCGAGGAGACCGAACGCACCGGCGATCCGCGCGGTCTGGTCAAGGGCATCCTCGACCGCAAGGAGAAGCTCATGGGCTTCGGTCACCGCGTCTACCGCGCCGAGGACCCCCGCGCCCGGGTGCTGCGCAGCACCGCCCAGCGGCTCGACGCTCCGCGCTTCGAGGCGGCGGCCGCGCTCGAGCAGGCCGCCCTCACCGAGCTGCGCGAGCGTCGTCCCGACCGGGCGATCGAGACCAACGTCGAGTTCTGGGCTGCGGTGATCCTCGATTTCGCCGAGGTCCCCGCGGCGATGATGCCCGCGATGTTCACCTGCGGACGGACCGCCGGCTGGTGCGCCCACATCCTCGAGCAGAAGCGTCTGGGCAAGCTCGTGCGTCCCGCGGCGATCTACACCGGCCCCGATCCACGCCCTGCCTCCGAGGTCACGGGCTGGGATTCGATCACGCATCGCTGA
- the pdxH gene encoding pyridoxamine 5'-phosphate oxidase: MPRPEGDDLARMRVDYSPAGPTDESPADRDLTPGDVAEGWLPLVRTWFANAVATAVPEPNAMVLATVDERGHPATRTVLCKKIDADGLTFFTNFESDKGRHLAGHPYASATFLWLPVYRQVTVRGPVVRVPDEETLAYWQTRPRGSRLGAWASQQSRPVAERADLEHALVDAAERYEVDDDIPVPPFWGGFRIVPESVEFWQGRPNRLHNRIRTRLVDGRWIAERLQP, from the coding sequence TTGCCGCGCCCCGAGGGTGACGACCTCGCGCGTATGCGTGTCGACTACAGCCCGGCAGGGCCGACCGACGAGTCCCCGGCCGACCGCGATCTCACCCCCGGCGATGTCGCCGAGGGCTGGCTTCCGCTGGTGCGTACGTGGTTTGCGAACGCGGTCGCCACCGCGGTGCCCGAGCCGAACGCGATGGTGCTCGCGACCGTCGACGAGCGCGGCCACCCGGCGACCCGCACCGTGCTGTGCAAGAAGATCGACGCCGACGGTCTGACCTTCTTCACCAACTTCGAGTCCGACAAGGGCCGCCATCTGGCCGGGCACCCCTACGCCTCGGCGACCTTCCTCTGGTTGCCCGTCTACCGGCAGGTGACCGTACGCGGGCCGGTCGTGCGCGTGCCCGACGAGGAGACCCTCGCGTACTGGCAGACGCGGCCGCGCGGATCCCGCCTGGGCGCATGGGCGTCGCAGCAGTCGCGTCCGGTGGCGGAGCGCGCCGATCTCGAGCACGCCCTCGTCGATGCCGCCGAGCGCTACGAGGTCGACGACGACATCCCGGTGCCGCCGTTCTGGGGTGGATTCCGCATCGTGCCCGAGTCCGTCGAGTTCTGGCAGGGACGACCCAACCGGTTGCACAACCGGATCCGGACCCGCCTGGTGGACGGTCGCTGGATCGCCGAGCGTCTGCAACCGTGA
- a CDS encoding DUF7144 family membrane protein: MSQDVRPDRGGVSVKQGIAAGTSIGAAIILATVGIVQIFQGIAAVAEDEVFVRGVEYTFKFDFTTWGWIHIVLGVVMLVAGLALMSGATWARVTAIIIAALSIIANFLWLPYYPWWSILIIALDAVVIWAISTWQPRSDYY, translated from the coding sequence ATGTCACAGGATGTACGCCCCGACCGGGGCGGGGTCAGTGTCAAACAGGGCATCGCCGCAGGCACCTCGATCGGAGCAGCGATCATCCTGGCAACTGTCGGCATCGTCCAGATCTTCCAGGGCATCGCTGCGGTGGCCGAGGACGAAGTGTTCGTGCGGGGCGTGGAATACACGTTCAAGTTCGACTTCACCACATGGGGATGGATTCACATCGTCCTCGGTGTCGTGATGCTGGTCGCCGGTCTCGCGTTGATGAGCGGTGCCACGTGGGCTCGCGTCACGGCCATCATCATCGCCGCGTTGTCGATCATCGCGAACTTCCTGTGGTTGCCGTACTACCCGTGGTGGTCGATCCTGATCATCGCGTTGGACGCGGTCGTGATCTGGGCGATCTCGACCTGGCAGCCACGCTCCGACTACTACTGA